Proteins found in one Tsukamurella paurometabola DSM 20162 genomic segment:
- a CDS encoding ArsR/SmtB family transcription factor: protein MHAFDILGDPVRRHLLELLADGEKSAGELTDEVRARFGISQPAVSQHLRQLRESGFVTVRPQGTRRLYAVQSESLREVDDWLIPFRRFWEPKFAALGTEIARGKRTRRLEES, encoded by the coding sequence GTGCACGCCTTCGACATCCTCGGTGATCCGGTCCGCCGCCACCTGCTCGAACTCCTCGCCGACGGCGAGAAGTCGGCGGGTGAGCTGACCGACGAGGTGCGTGCGCGTTTCGGAATCAGTCAGCCCGCCGTCTCCCAGCATCTGCGTCAGCTGCGGGAGTCGGGATTCGTCACGGTGCGCCCCCAAGGCACGCGCCGCCTCTACGCGGTGCAGTCCGAGTCGCTGCGCGAGGTGGACGACTGGCTGATCCCTTTTCGACGCTTCTGGGAGCCGAAATTCGCGGCCCTGGGTACCGAGATCGCGCGCGGCAAACGCACGCGCAGGCTGGAGGAATCATGA
- a CDS encoding amidohydrolase, with product MRKLAPFDRSEQSTPLLILARRIHTVDDDAPEATAMLVHAGRIVAVGTAAQCRTEAGRRNLSPDTVDVGASVIVPGFVDAHAHPLMYGQMMTWVDCGPERATTIPEIVALLRSAAADLPAGRPIRGYGYEHRNLVEGRHPTRFELDQVAADREVYLMNASGHGGVVNSFTFTAHGVDRDTPDPQGGRFFRDADGELTGELSDAACNILTGVQGVKVGHHGPNFHLADEPEEHLRQLDAATGRFLAGGVTTIGDAQVSRREFDMYLRLAEAGRLPLRVSMYLLSHLLDEAIEMGLVGQFGNSRLSFAGIKLYADGTLGGWTAYFPDGYVGDPCRTGQLYHEPAEYAALIRKAHLAGLQTATHAQSPTAIEMVVSAIESALADRPDDDARHRIEHCGLPTPEQISRMAASGIRPVNQPQHYYNWGEGVEQAIGTPGERFNPLGEFVAAGVAPTISSDAPVADPIPLEAIGTAVTRVTRRGHRLGADTLRIDARTALRAHTYEGAVSLGREDDLGSLTVGKYADFVVLSEDPLAVPPERIAEIEVQQTWVDGCRRYGVA from the coding sequence ATGAGGAAGCTCGCCCCCTTCGACCGTTCCGAACAGAGCACGCCCCTGCTGATCCTCGCGCGGCGTATCCACACCGTCGACGACGACGCCCCCGAGGCCACGGCGATGCTGGTGCACGCGGGCCGGATCGTCGCGGTGGGGACCGCAGCGCAGTGCCGTACCGAGGCCGGTCGGCGCAACCTGTCCCCCGACACGGTGGACGTCGGTGCGTCGGTCATCGTTCCCGGTTTCGTCGATGCCCATGCGCACCCGTTGATGTACGGCCAGATGATGACATGGGTGGACTGTGGCCCGGAGCGAGCGACGACGATCCCCGAGATCGTCGCGCTTCTCAGGTCCGCGGCCGCCGACCTGCCCGCGGGACGCCCCATTCGCGGCTACGGGTACGAGCACCGCAACCTCGTGGAGGGACGACACCCCACCCGGTTCGAGCTCGATCAGGTGGCGGCGGACCGCGAGGTCTACCTGATGAACGCCTCGGGTCACGGCGGCGTCGTCAACTCCTTCACCTTCACGGCACACGGCGTCGACCGGGATACGCCGGACCCGCAGGGCGGGAGATTCTTCCGCGATGCGGACGGCGAACTGACCGGAGAGCTCTCCGATGCCGCGTGCAACATCCTGACCGGGGTTCAAGGCGTCAAGGTGGGGCACCACGGGCCGAACTTTCACCTGGCGGACGAACCGGAGGAACACCTGCGCCAACTCGATGCCGCCACCGGGAGGTTCCTCGCCGGGGGCGTCACCACGATCGGCGACGCCCAGGTCTCGCGCCGCGAGTTCGACATGTACCTGCGGCTCGCCGAAGCCGGCCGGTTGCCGCTCCGGGTCAGCATGTACCTGCTCTCACACCTGCTCGATGAGGCCATCGAGATGGGCCTGGTGGGTCAGTTCGGCAACTCCCGCCTGAGCTTCGCGGGAATCAAGCTGTACGCCGACGGCACTCTGGGCGGGTGGACCGCGTACTTCCCCGACGGCTATGTCGGTGACCCGTGCCGGACCGGTCAGCTCTATCACGAGCCGGCCGAGTACGCGGCGTTGATCCGCAAGGCCCATCTGGCCGGACTGCAGACGGCGACGCACGCGCAGTCGCCCACGGCCATCGAGATGGTGGTCTCGGCGATCGAATCCGCGTTGGCGGATCGGCCCGACGACGATGCGCGCCACCGGATCGAGCACTGCGGACTCCCCACACCGGAGCAGATCTCGCGGATGGCCGCGTCCGGCATCCGGCCCGTGAATCAGCCCCAGCACTACTACAACTGGGGCGAGGGGGTGGAACAGGCCATCGGCACGCCCGGTGAGCGATTCAATCCGCTCGGAGAATTCGTGGCCGCGGGCGTCGCGCCGACCATCTCCTCCGACGCGCCGGTCGCCGACCCGATCCCGCTGGAGGCCATCGGAACCGCGGTCACCAGGGTCACCCGGCGCGGGCACCGGCTCGGCGCCGACACGCTGCGGATCGACGCCCGGACCGCGCTTCGAGCGCACACCTACGAGGGCGCGGTCTCGCTCGGCCGCGAAGACGATCTCGGTTCGCTCACCGTGGGCAAATACGCCGACTTCGTGGTGCTCTCGGAGGATCCGCTCGCGGTGCCGCCGGAACGCATCGCCGAGATCGAGGTACAGCAGACCTGGGTCGACGGCTGCCGTCGGTACGGTGTGGCATGA
- a CDS encoding PE-PPE domain-containing protein has translation MSTIALALGTAAVGAAVWATTVLVVPGTGTKNPAVVPGYQENAVGYYVAPTGACADGCTAAPVPYIAEFWPIPLKGWGGLEGAKWDDSVASGVTSLNTVYAATDKTEPIVIFGYSQGGTVVSDVKRQFAAQPGGVPENVSFVLIGNASRPNGGLFSRPAFLGHIPILDVTFKPGTPTDTSTQVNTTDVAFQYDGVTDFPRYPVNLLATANALAGFWLVHGKYLTPKGDDPATATPIGYTPDEVRTAVARATENCTAANYCQVSGDTRYVTLPAKILPIMLPLLDLGAATGTTAVVRPLVDLISPVTRVLIETGYTRDDYGRQTPFGVVPLLNPFTLTADLASGVVEGVRAAATGTGDASRYLAPKPAPATESTGTPSAAASSTAAPQPVSLTLAQTPSSTAAAGSSAAGSSAAGSSAAGSSAAATGAESTSAATSSTASSQPTDTAKATGTATTEATPTGSAAGAASGTAKDTSPGASEETSSSGTAKAGTSKESTGAPATDAASTGSSASEPVGVAAAA, from the coding sequence GTGAGCACGATCGCACTCGCCCTGGGCACCGCCGCCGTCGGTGCCGCGGTCTGGGCGACGACGGTGCTGGTCGTGCCCGGAACGGGAACGAAGAACCCCGCCGTGGTGCCGGGCTATCAGGAGAACGCCGTCGGCTATTACGTGGCACCGACGGGGGCCTGCGCGGACGGTTGCACCGCCGCCCCGGTGCCGTACATCGCCGAGTTCTGGCCGATCCCGCTCAAGGGGTGGGGCGGGCTCGAGGGCGCCAAGTGGGACGATTCCGTTGCCAGCGGGGTCACCAGCCTCAACACCGTGTACGCGGCCACCGACAAGACCGAGCCGATCGTGATCTTCGGCTACTCGCAGGGCGGGACGGTGGTCAGCGATGTGAAGCGGCAGTTCGCCGCGCAGCCGGGCGGCGTACCCGAGAACGTCTCGTTCGTCCTGATCGGCAATGCGAGCCGGCCCAATGGAGGCCTGTTCTCACGGCCGGCGTTCCTCGGCCATATCCCGATCCTCGACGTCACCTTCAAGCCGGGCACGCCCACCGACACCTCGACACAGGTCAACACGACCGACGTCGCGTTCCAATACGACGGTGTGACCGACTTCCCGCGCTACCCCGTGAATCTGCTCGCCACCGCGAATGCGCTCGCCGGTTTCTGGTTGGTGCACGGCAAATACCTCACGCCCAAGGGCGACGATCCGGCAACGGCGACCCCCATCGGGTACACCCCTGATGAGGTACGCACCGCAGTCGCCCGGGCCACCGAGAACTGCACCGCCGCGAACTACTGCCAGGTCAGCGGCGACACCCGATACGTGACGCTGCCAGCGAAGATCCTGCCGATCATGCTGCCGCTGCTCGACCTGGGCGCCGCCACCGGAACCACCGCTGTGGTGCGCCCGCTCGTCGACCTGATCTCCCCGGTTACCCGGGTTCTCATCGAAACCGGTTACACGCGTGATGATTACGGCCGCCAGACGCCGTTCGGTGTGGTGCCGCTGCTGAATCCGTTCACGCTGACCGCCGATCTCGCCAGCGGAGTGGTGGAGGGTGTGCGCGCCGCCGCCACCGGCACCGGTGACGCCTCGCGCTACCTCGCGCCGAAGCCCGCGCCGGCGACCGAATCCACGGGTACCCCGAGCGCCGCGGCTTCCTCGACCGCTGCACCGCAACCGGTCTCGCTCACCCTCGCGCAGACGCCGTCGAGCACCGCCGCGGCGGGATCGAGCGCAGCGGGATCGAGCGCAGCGGGATCGAGCGCGGCGGGATCGAGCGCGGCGGCGACCGGTGCCGAGTCCACGAGCGCAGCGACGAGCAGCACGGCATCGTCACAACCGACCGACACCGCCAAGGCCACCGGCACCGCGACCACGGAAGCCACACCGACCGGTTCCGCCGCGGGCGCGGCCTCGGGCACCGCGAAGGACACCTCGCCGGGCGCCTCGGAGGAGACCTCTTCGTCGGGCACCGCGAAGGCGGGCACGTCGAAGGAGTCCACCGGCGCCCCGGCCACGGACGCGGCATCGACCGGCTCCTCGGCGAGCGAGCCGGTCGGGGTGGCCGCGGCGGCCTAG
- a CDS encoding helix-turn-helix domain-containing protein — protein MFPAGRPRTNNAIAAELRERNPALRVSGGYLSALRNGGRANPSIELLRALAAYFEVPVDHLTAPGTDDEAALAAELVMREAGIRALALRAEGLGEASLASIVAIIDNARKLEGLPAAGHSAQNPADE, from the coding sequence ATGTTCCCCGCGGGCCGGCCCCGGACGAACAATGCGATCGCCGCGGAGTTGCGCGAGCGCAATCCGGCGTTGCGGGTGTCCGGGGGTTACCTCTCGGCGCTCCGCAACGGTGGCCGGGCCAACCCCTCGATCGAGCTGTTGCGGGCGCTCGCCGCGTACTTCGAGGTTCCGGTCGATCATCTGACCGCACCCGGCACCGACGACGAGGCGGCGCTCGCCGCCGAGTTGGTGATGCGCGAGGCGGGGATTCGCGCGCTGGCACTGCGGGCGGAAGGGCTCGGCGAGGCCAGTCTGGCGAGTATCGTCGCGATCATCGACAACGCGCGGAAGCTGGAGGGTCTTCCGGCTGCCGGTCATTCAGCACAGAACCCGGCCGACGAGTAG
- a CDS encoding esterase-like activity of phytase family protein has product MSDRRLIVTPLAAALIGATLVIVSAGCSSGRGDDAATLDLTTGVNTPLTISAGQLAKLADGGAVVGVESSPNGTVEAGKGGALVFKPNSGYTGTVELKATVSPAVQLFSSDIPPLTTVGGVSVDASGYGSSWVPVPGAPDEFYGLTDRGPNVDGPQKDQKISVTPDFTPQIGRFKLESGVARLLSVITLKGPDGRPLNGRTDTAAPTGEKIIDLDGREIPPTDHGIDSEGLVAMPDGSFWVSDEYGPFLIHFDSNGQELERLAPGRGLPEVLKNRTPNQGMEGLTLTPDGSKLVGIMQSALNLPGLSGNAKEVPATRIVTVDLKTKATQQFAYLLDNPKDTKKAVSEITAISNTEFLVDERDGKLAPKANKTIYTISLDGATPLTEQQNLETIVGVSNTAAAESALKAAGITPVRKSVALDLSGLVDKLNPRGTFFGHDKVEGLTTVDGGKTLYIANDSDFGLAGIAGPKVPFQLKPKMLANGLQDSLEVLRVDTARLNEATATRTIKVTVS; this is encoded by the coding sequence ATGTCTGATCGCCGCCTGATCGTCACCCCGCTCGCCGCCGCACTGATCGGTGCCACACTGGTCATCGTCAGCGCTGGATGCTCTTCCGGTCGTGGCGACGACGCCGCCACGCTCGACCTGACCACCGGCGTGAACACGCCGCTCACGATCTCCGCCGGACAGCTCGCGAAGCTCGCTGACGGCGGTGCGGTCGTCGGTGTCGAATCGTCGCCGAACGGCACCGTCGAGGCAGGGAAGGGCGGTGCCCTGGTGTTCAAGCCGAACAGCGGCTACACGGGGACGGTGGAGCTCAAGGCCACCGTGTCGCCTGCGGTCCAGCTGTTCTCCTCGGACATCCCGCCGCTCACCACCGTCGGCGGGGTCAGCGTGGACGCGAGCGGCTACGGCTCGTCGTGGGTGCCCGTTCCCGGCGCACCGGACGAGTTCTACGGCCTCACCGATCGCGGCCCCAATGTCGATGGTCCGCAGAAGGATCAGAAGATCTCGGTGACACCCGATTTCACGCCGCAGATCGGCCGGTTCAAGCTCGAATCCGGGGTCGCCAGGTTGTTGAGTGTGATCACCCTCAAGGGCCCCGACGGCCGGCCGCTCAACGGCCGCACTGACACAGCGGCGCCCACGGGCGAGAAGATCATCGACCTGGACGGCCGGGAGATCCCGCCCACGGATCACGGCATCGACTCCGAGGGCCTGGTCGCGATGCCGGACGGATCCTTCTGGGTGTCCGACGAATACGGCCCGTTCCTCATTCACTTCGACTCCAACGGCCAGGAGCTCGAGCGGCTCGCGCCGGGGCGCGGCCTACCCGAGGTGCTCAAGAACCGCACCCCGAACCAAGGCATGGAGGGTCTGACCCTCACTCCCGACGGTTCCAAGCTGGTCGGAATCATGCAGTCGGCGCTCAACCTGCCGGGGCTGAGCGGCAATGCCAAGGAGGTACCGGCCACCCGGATCGTGACCGTCGACCTCAAGACCAAGGCGACACAGCAGTTCGCGTACCTGCTCGACAACCCCAAGGACACCAAGAAGGCGGTTTCCGAGATCACCGCGATCTCCAACACCGAGTTCCTGGTCGACGAGCGCGACGGCAAACTCGCCCCCAAGGCCAATAAGACGATCTACACGATCAGTCTCGACGGTGCCACGCCGCTCACCGAGCAGCAGAATCTGGAAACGATCGTGGGGGTCAGCAATACCGCAGCGGCGGAGAGCGCCCTCAAAGCCGCGGGCATCACGCCCGTCCGTAAGTCGGTGGCGCTCGACCTGAGCGGGCTCGTCGACAAGCTCAATCCTCGAGGTACCTTCTTCGGCCATGACAAGGTCGAGGGTCTGACCACCGTCGATGGCGGAAAGACCCTGTACATCGCCAACGACAGCGATTTCGGCCTGGCCGGTATCGCCGGCCCGAAGGTGCCCTTCCAGCTCAAGCCGAAGATGCTCGCGAACGGCCTGCAGGACAGCCTGGAAGTGCTCCGCGTCGACACGGCTCGGTTGAACGAGGCGACCGCCACCCGGACGATCAAGGTCACCGTCAGCTAG
- a CDS encoding SRPBCC family protein gives MTYDIDALAAAAPEAVTRTAEVRDSGEGDVYVSASLSQTYPTDVADLWDAVTNAERLPRWFSAVHGDLELGGRFQVEDNAAGSVLECDAPNRYLVSWEIMGGASKVEVTVAPDGDGARLTLTHFGDNARDFYEQFGPGATGVGWDLSLLGLGAYLITGQDRPEDAEAFFATPTAQAFVKASAAKWADATVAAGVPEEQARAQGERTAAFFSGS, from the coding sequence ATGACCTACGACATCGACGCACTCGCCGCGGCCGCCCCGGAGGCCGTCACCCGCACCGCCGAAGTCCGCGACAGCGGAGAGGGCGATGTGTACGTCTCCGCATCGCTGAGCCAGACCTACCCGACCGACGTCGCCGATCTGTGGGATGCCGTCACCAATGCCGAGCGCCTGCCGCGGTGGTTCTCCGCCGTGCACGGCGACCTCGAATTGGGCGGCCGCTTTCAGGTGGAGGACAACGCCGCCGGCTCGGTGCTCGAATGCGACGCCCCGAACCGCTACCTGGTGAGCTGGGAGATCATGGGCGGCGCCTCGAAGGTCGAGGTCACCGTCGCGCCCGACGGTGACGGTGCCCGCCTCACGCTGACCCACTTCGGCGATAACGCACGTGACTTCTACGAGCAGTTCGGCCCCGGTGCCACCGGCGTCGGCTGGGATCTGAGCCTGTTGGGTCTGGGCGCCTACCTGATCACCGGCCAGGACCGGCCCGAGGACGCCGAAGCCTTCTTCGCCACCCCGACGGCGCAGGCCTTCGTCAAGGCCTCGGCCGCGAAGTGGGCCGACGCCACCGTCGCCGCCGGCGTGCCCGAGGAGCAGGCCCGCGCACAGGGCGAGCGCACCGCCGCGTTCTTCTCGGGCAGCTAG
- a CDS encoding thiamine pyrophosphate-binding protein: MSTMDNQPNTADPAHRYADTTGRAVMECLASYGITTVFGIPGTHNLELYRPLADLGIRAVTNRHEQGSGYGADGWSQRTGLPGVVITTSGPGLQNALSAIGTAFCESRPLLVISPGTPRGAEFADVGTLHETKNASAMVDAVAQWSRRVLTAEAAVEAVHDAFALFTSGRPRPVHIEIPLDLLEEPAGVDPVLRCARPAAAPAEPDPGDVERAAQLLSGAERPVIIAGGGATRAAARVAELAERLCAPVLTTTNGKAVLDERHALSLGANLRLPAAREYAEDADVLLVVGSKLGEAELWWPSVAARGSVIRVDIAADQLQKNLAADVGLLGDSAAALDALLHRLRPADRPRPDLDPVRRAIAAEMSAVDADTVALAEDIATAIPAGAIVAGDSSQVVYLGLSNVLTQSAPHGFLYMPTYATLGYGLPAAIGARIADPDVPVVAVLGDGALMFSVNELATAVEQRIDLTIVCVDNGGYAEIRQNEVERGIAPIGVELHQPDWAALAEAFGARGRRVERTGLTAAVAESVAAGGVHLLHLRTA; the protein is encoded by the coding sequence ATGAGCACCATGGACAACCAGCCGAACACCGCGGACCCGGCTCATCGCTACGCCGACACCACGGGTCGGGCCGTCATGGAATGCCTTGCTTCCTACGGCATCACCACTGTCTTCGGGATCCCCGGCACGCACAACCTGGAGCTGTACCGACCGCTCGCCGACCTGGGGATCCGCGCGGTCACCAACCGGCACGAGCAGGGCTCGGGCTACGGCGCAGACGGATGGTCGCAGCGCACGGGCCTTCCCGGCGTCGTCATCACCACATCGGGGCCCGGGCTGCAGAACGCGCTCAGCGCCATCGGCACGGCCTTCTGTGAATCCCGGCCTCTGCTGGTGATCTCGCCCGGCACCCCGCGCGGAGCCGAGTTCGCCGATGTCGGGACGCTGCACGAGACGAAGAACGCCTCGGCCATGGTCGACGCGGTGGCGCAGTGGTCGCGGCGGGTGCTCACCGCCGAGGCCGCCGTCGAAGCGGTCCACGATGCCTTCGCGCTGTTCACGTCCGGCCGGCCGAGGCCGGTGCACATCGAGATCCCGCTCGACCTGCTGGAGGAACCTGCGGGTGTCGATCCGGTGCTGCGCTGCGCCCGGCCCGCCGCTGCGCCCGCCGAGCCGGATCCGGGGGACGTCGAGCGCGCGGCGCAGCTGCTGTCCGGCGCCGAGCGGCCCGTCATCATCGCCGGCGGCGGCGCGACCCGCGCGGCGGCCCGCGTCGCCGAGCTCGCCGAGCGGCTCTGCGCGCCCGTGCTCACCACCACGAACGGCAAGGCGGTGCTCGATGAGCGGCATGCCCTGTCGCTCGGCGCCAATCTGCGCCTGCCCGCCGCGCGGGAGTACGCCGAGGACGCCGACGTTCTGCTCGTCGTCGGCTCGAAACTGGGCGAGGCCGAGCTGTGGTGGCCGTCGGTCGCGGCGCGCGGCAGCGTCATCCGCGTCGACATCGCTGCGGACCAGTTGCAGAAGAACCTCGCCGCCGATGTCGGTCTACTCGGGGATAGTGCGGCCGCTCTCGATGCACTACTTCACCGGCTTCGACCGGCGGACCGGCCCAGGCCGGACCTGGATCCCGTGCGGCGCGCCATCGCGGCCGAGATGTCCGCCGTGGACGCGGACACCGTGGCCCTCGCCGAAGACATCGCCACCGCGATCCCCGCGGGTGCGATCGTGGCCGGCGACTCGTCGCAGGTCGTCTACCTCGGACTGAGCAATGTCCTCACCCAGTCCGCACCGCACGGATTCCTCTACATGCCGACCTATGCCACGCTCGGTTACGGACTCCCCGCCGCCATCGGTGCACGGATCGCCGATCCGGATGTGCCGGTGGTCGCCGTCCTGGGCGACGGTGCGCTGATGTTCAGCGTCAACGAACTGGCCACGGCCGTGGAGCAGCGGATCGATCTCACCATCGTCTGCGTGGATAACGGCGGTTACGCTGAGATCCGGCAGAACGAGGTCGAGCGCGGCATCGCTCCCATCGGTGTCGAGTTGCACCAGCCGGACTGGGCGGCGCTGGCCGAGGCGTTCGGCGCCCGGGGCCGGAGGGTCGAGCGCACCGGCCTCACCGCGGCGGTGGCCGAATCCGTGGCCGCGGGTGGGGTGCACCTGCTGCATCTGCGCACCGCGTAG
- a CDS encoding sulfite exporter TauE/SafE family protein — protein sequence MTQAAAPAATGSSVSGPQIPGPRRSASIGFLGGISGGLLGGGTGVVTVPALDRHSTLPRHVIHGTSTLANVSAALVGSIVYALRGGHVDIVPGIGLMIGGVVGAYVGARWVSKVPEAVLRSLFVLVLTLSATKFLLQAFGIQVGSSSGLFEGTALIVAVATVTGLIVGAYSAAMGLGGGLLVVPVMAVLFGANLHTAAGTSLLVMLPNAIVGAVTHIRHGSADLRVGKPLALAALPGSLVGVSLALALPERGLAAVLGTFMAFLAVREVLRWRRTVRAARAEHAG from the coding sequence ATGACTCAGGCAGCAGCCCCCGCCGCGACCGGATCGTCGGTCAGCGGTCCGCAGATCCCCGGCCCGCGCCGGTCGGCCTCGATCGGGTTCCTCGGCGGCATCTCGGGCGGTCTGCTCGGGGGTGGCACCGGCGTGGTGACGGTGCCGGCCCTCGATCGGCACTCGACGTTGCCGCGGCACGTCATCCACGGCACGTCGACCCTGGCGAACGTCTCCGCGGCACTGGTCGGGTCGATCGTCTACGCCCTCCGCGGCGGCCATGTCGACATCGTTCCCGGAATCGGCCTGATGATCGGTGGCGTGGTCGGCGCCTATGTGGGCGCCCGCTGGGTATCCAAAGTCCCCGAGGCGGTGCTGCGCTCACTGTTCGTGCTGGTGCTCACCCTGTCGGCGACGAAGTTCTTGTTGCAGGCCTTCGGCATCCAGGTCGGCTCCTCGTCGGGCTTGTTCGAGGGCACCGCGCTGATCGTGGCGGTGGCCACGGTGACCGGCCTGATCGTGGGCGCCTACTCCGCGGCGATGGGCCTCGGCGGAGGTCTGCTCGTGGTGCCGGTGATGGCCGTCCTGTTCGGTGCCAACCTGCACACGGCGGCAGGAACCTCGCTGTTGGTGATGCTGCCCAATGCCATCGTCGGCGCAGTGACCCACATCCGGCACGGCAGCGCCGACCTGCGCGTGGGCAAGCCACTCGCTCTCGCCGCGCTGCCCGGATCGCTCGTGGGCGTCAGCCTTGCGCTCGCCCTTCCGGAGAGAGGGCTCGCGGCTGTGTTGGGAACGTTCATGGCCTTCCTCGCGGTGCGCGAGGTGCTCCGGTGGCGCCGGACGGTGCGTGCGGCGCGTGCCGAACATGCAGGTTGA
- a CDS encoding alpha/beta fold hydrolase: protein MNENSVVATRTESFRRPNGIRISYRYTPAAAHAANQAPIFLLHGTFQSARIWESIGVTDALRGDRPLIEVDMLGHGASDKPVDPQDYLIEALAHDLLGIADELGFERFHTVGFSLGARTSLRIPFIAPGRLESMVCVGGSHRPQPSLADRVFFPGARAALDSGSMDVFMDQWDAQRERPLSAASRDRLRTNEPGALAAFFDSQELDSGREIDDYAAVFTPALFLVGEHDSERLADSWLLAGTMPAGYFSVLEDADHSASIRAAAPEILRHFDALELASAA, encoded by the coding sequence ATGAACGAGAATTCCGTAGTCGCAACCCGTACCGAGAGCTTCCGGCGGCCGAACGGCATCCGGATCTCCTACCGCTACACCCCCGCTGCGGCGCACGCAGCGAACCAGGCGCCGATCTTCCTCCTGCACGGAACGTTCCAGTCCGCGCGCATCTGGGAGTCCATCGGTGTCACCGACGCCCTGCGCGGCGATCGTCCGCTGATCGAGGTCGATATGCTCGGCCACGGCGCCAGCGACAAGCCGGTCGATCCGCAGGACTACCTGATCGAGGCGCTGGCCCACGACCTGCTCGGCATCGCCGACGAACTGGGCTTCGAGCGATTCCACACGGTCGGCTTCTCGCTGGGTGCACGCACCTCGCTGCGCATCCCGTTCATCGCACCGGGCCGGCTGGAATCGATGGTGTGCGTGGGCGGTTCGCACCGCCCACAGCCCTCGTTGGCGGACCGCGTCTTCTTCCCGGGCGCCCGGGCCGCGCTCGACAGCGGATCAATGGATGTCTTCATGGATCAGTGGGACGCGCAGCGCGAGCGGCCGCTCAGCGCTGCGTCACGCGATCGTCTGCGCACCAACGAGCCGGGGGCACTGGCCGCCTTCTTCGACTCGCAGGAACTCGATTCGGGTCGCGAGATCGACGACTATGCAGCGGTGTTCACCCCAGCGCTGTTCCTCGTCGGCGAGCACGACTCGGAGCGCCTGGCCGATTCCTGGCTGCTCGCGGGGACCATGCCGGCCGGCTACTTCTCCGTGCTCGAGGATGCAGACCACTCTGCGTCGATCCGCGCCGCGGCACCGGAGATCCTGCGGCACTTCGACGCACTGGAGTTGGCGTCCGCCGCCTGA
- a CDS encoding LysR family transcriptional regulator, which produces MQQSMDRQHALAPALTEFHAVMRTGSFAGAATELRLTPTTVSRSIHRLEHRLRLRLFVPQGRGVAPTAAATELARYAERALDELAVGLQRADLEASPAPLIRLGFIRTLGASFVPRIVAAYRRPHPDVRFVFEQGVTDDLLDAVSGRRIDAALVSPPPARDGLTVTALFDQPLVVVPPPDSPFAGRGEIALAELADEGFILAQAGLGTRAATDALFLGAGFEPRIVLETEDMAMARAMAQEGLGLALVPGPAPGDPPFPQEHVRLTDAAAVRSVVVVTASDAAESSPAVAFARFLAPAAAPRG; this is translated from the coding sequence GTGCAGCAATCGATGGATCGGCAGCATGCCCTCGCCCCGGCGCTCACTGAGTTCCACGCCGTCATGCGCACCGGCAGCTTCGCCGGCGCAGCGACCGAGCTGCGGCTCACCCCGACCACGGTGAGCCGGTCGATCCACCGCCTGGAGCACCGGCTGCGCCTGCGCCTGTTCGTTCCCCAAGGGCGCGGCGTGGCCCCCACCGCTGCCGCGACCGAGCTGGCCCGGTACGCCGAACGTGCGCTCGACGAGCTCGCCGTCGGCCTCCAGCGCGCGGATCTCGAGGCCTCGCCCGCCCCACTGATCCGGCTCGGATTCATCCGCACGCTGGGAGCGTCCTTCGTTCCCCGGATCGTGGCCGCGTACCGCCGTCCACACCCGGACGTGCGGTTCGTCTTCGAACAGGGCGTCACCGACGATCTGCTCGACGCGGTCTCGGGGCGGCGCATCGATGCGGCGCTCGTCTCACCGCCCCCGGCCCGCGACGGACTCACGGTGACCGCGCTGTTCGATCAGCCACTGGTGGTGGTCCCGCCCCCGGATTCGCCGTTCGCGGGGCGGGGGGAGATCGCCCTCGCCGAGCTGGCCGACGAAGGATTCATTCTGGCCCAGGCCGGCCTCGGCACTCGGGCGGCCACCGATGCACTGTTCCTCGGCGCCGGCTTCGAACCCCGCATCGTGCTGGAGACGGAGGACATGGCGATGGCACGCGCCATGGCTCAGGAGGGGTTGGGGCTGGCACTGGTGCCCGGTCCGGCCCCGGGTGACCCACCGTTCCCGCAGGAACACGTGCGTTTGACCGACGCCGCTGCGGTCCGCTCAGTGGTCGTGGTGACCGCGTCGGACGCGGCCGAATCCTCCCCCGCGGTCGCCTTCGCCCGGTTCTTGGCCCCGGCCGCCGCACCCCGGGGATGA